In one window of Chryseobacterium sp. JV274 DNA:
- a CDS encoding T9SS type A sorting domain-containing protein has product MKTKLLLASVLAMSVQQTVLAQTDAFGYSQVNMTMGSGYQNRVFVNLADGNMVSQPANTWDVAFYRNSNYAFGSRINDAKDIEVFTASTNLADWDNISISNESSWGDPLYNPDQTTDWSQGAFEQGPVTSPNPNIPSTGWGVYNPINHHIQGKAIFVLKYPSGTYIKFAIEDAFAGYTFKYSKWNGTAWGATETRTIANGTDDSYFNYFSFDTGAKVPSLEPSRTAWDFIFTKYYTFYMGVQMYPLSGAIQSPNIKVAMVQPETQATTAYTIPATASFSSAITTVGHSWKGIGTVKNDVVYYVKKGNDYYRMYFTTNGGASTGNMYFKYKKITETLGITEVGKKASFGIYPNPAPADKKITVLFDVKEKASNKGNVEVYDLTGKKVYSAELTNQAGFYKQDLNLSTLTSGNYLVKITYGGHSETKKLIVK; this is encoded by the coding sequence ATGAAAACAAAACTATTATTGGCTTCAGTATTGGCAATGTCTGTTCAGCAGACTGTTTTGGCACAAACTGATGCATTTGGATACTCACAGGTAAATATGACAATGGGAAGCGGATATCAAAACAGAGTTTTTGTAAACCTTGCAGATGGTAATATGGTTTCTCAACCTGCCAATACCTGGGATGTTGCTTTTTATAGAAATTCAAACTATGCATTTGGATCAAGAATAAATGATGCAAAAGATATCGAAGTATTCACTGCTTCAACAAATCTAGCAGACTGGGATAACATCAGCATCAGCAATGAATCTTCATGGGGAGACCCTCTTTATAACCCGGATCAGACCACTGACTGGAGCCAGGGAGCTTTTGAACAGGGACCTGTGACATCTCCAAACCCCAATATCCCTTCAACAGGATGGGGAGTTTACAACCCGATAAATCACCATATCCAGGGGAAAGCTATTTTTGTGTTAAAATACCCTTCAGGAACATACATCAAATTTGCCATTGAAGATGCCTTTGCAGGATATACTTTTAAATATTCAAAATGGAACGGTACTGCATGGGGAGCTACAGAAACAAGAACAATCGCTAATGGAACGGATGATTCTTATTTTAATTATTTCTCATTTGATACAGGAGCAAAAGTTCCTAGTCTGGAACCATCAAGAACTGCATGGGATTTCATATTTACTAAATATTATACATTCTATATGGGGGTACAGATGTATCCACTTTCCGGAGCAATCCAGAGCCCAAACATTAAAGTAGCAATGGTACAGCCGGAAACTCAGGCCACAACAGCCTATACAATTCCTGCCACAGCAAGTTTCTCATCAGCTATTACTACTGTAGGACATTCTTGGAAAGGGATAGGAACCGTTAAAAATGATGTTGTCTACTACGTCAAAAAGGGAAATGATTACTATAGAATGTACTTTACTACAAACGGTGGAGCAAGTACAGGAAATATGTATTTTAAATACAAGAAGATTACTGAAACATTAGGTATTACAGAAGTTGGGAAAAAGGCTTCTTTTGGTATTTATCCTAACCCTGCACCAGCTGATAAAAAAATAACGGTTCTTTTTGATGTTAAAGAAAAAGCAAGCAACAAAGGAAATGTAGAAGTCTATGATCTTACCGGTAAAAAGGTATATTCTGCTGAACTTACGAATCAGGCAGGATTCTACAAACAGGATCTGAATCTTTCTACACTTACATCAGGGAATTACCTTGTAAAAATTACTTACGGAGGTCATTCGGAAACGAAAAAGCTTATCGTAAAATAA
- a CDS encoding TonB-dependent receptor plug domain-containing protein translates to MKKKVLSVLSLSVALWMNAQEKDSLNQKKIEEVVITGQYMQQSINKSIYKVEVIDAEQIKNMAATNVAEVLNQSLNIQITPDTRSGNSTANIMGLNGDYVKILIDNIPVVGDTGLGSNIDLTKITLSNIERIEIVKGSMGVEYGNGAVAGVINIITKKTSTKKVSVRGSIQEETVRDNYDLKKRGNGRHIQNLNIDYNISNEWFASINFNHNQFMGYEGESKGYKYFGQDNQRGYEWNPKDQYDASALLRYTKNKTTFFYKLSYLNEKFNFYNPEVSRNPLNDGVGGVSYESRDRRYNTDRWVHQFNIQTNLGHIRYMGDFSYQNQDRKYYDYNYDIPNRAIKSRQDEKSYYKTDVIYSRGMFSNFLDSKVFDFQLGYELDYTNGYAALIAGDFFGEAVKRKIFTYSNFLSAEWNVSDKLSLRPGVRLSLSENFNNQYNYSLSARYKTSENSNLRAIVGSANRFPKYDELYTYFVNLNHDVQGNPDLNPEKGFSAGLFWNQNFSVNNGWKIAYGVDALYLDVRDRIEMVVVKQPSTYKYMNLNTYKNLLFSANVDFRKDQFALSLRGSVNGTSVSMNELTSSSPTDFQYLVQAGASATYKLKNTDTNFALYYKFTGPDRIYVSDGASGFRLGKVDSFHMMDFIVSQPFWNKHFEISAGVKNIFDVTRLNSTAIAGSAHTAANGFVNLYYGRSYFARLMFQF, encoded by the coding sequence ATGAAGAAGAAAGTGCTTTCCGTTCTATCATTATCTGTAGCCTTATGGATGAATGCACAAGAAAAGGATTCTCTTAATCAAAAGAAAATTGAAGAAGTTGTTATTACAGGACAGTATATGCAGCAGTCCATTAACAAATCAATATATAAGGTTGAGGTTATTGATGCAGAACAGATTAAAAACATGGCGGCGACTAATGTTGCCGAGGTTTTAAATCAAAGTCTTAACATACAGATCACTCCGGATACCCGTTCAGGAAATTCCACTGCCAATATCATGGGACTTAATGGTGATTATGTAAAAATCCTTATAGACAATATTCCGGTAGTAGGAGATACAGGATTGGGAAGTAATATTGATCTTACAAAAATTACCTTAAGCAATATCGAAAGAATTGAAATTGTAAAAGGAAGTATGGGCGTTGAATATGGAAATGGAGCTGTTGCCGGGGTAATCAACATTATCACCAAGAAAACCAGTACAAAAAAAGTAAGTGTAAGAGGTTCAATACAGGAAGAAACCGTAAGAGATAATTACGATCTTAAGAAAAGAGGGAACGGAAGACATATTCAAAACCTGAATATAGATTATAACATCAGCAATGAATGGTTTGCAAGTATCAATTTCAACCATAACCAGTTTATGGGATATGAAGGAGAAAGCAAAGGTTACAAATATTTCGGACAGGACAATCAGAGAGGATATGAATGGAATCCGAAAGACCAGTATGATGCTTCTGCATTGCTAAGATATACGAAAAATAAAACAACATTCTTCTACAAGCTGTCCTATCTTAATGAGAAATTCAACTTCTACAACCCGGAAGTAAGCCGAAACCCGCTTAATGACGGTGTAGGTGGAGTTTCTTATGAAAGTAGAGACAGAAGGTACAATACAGACCGCTGGGTACACCAGTTTAACATTCAAACTAATCTGGGGCATATCCGGTACATGGGAGACTTCTCCTATCAGAATCAGGACAGAAAGTATTACGACTACAATTACGACATTCCAAACAGAGCGATAAAGAGCCGTCAGGACGAAAAATCCTATTATAAGACAGATGTCATCTACTCAAGAGGGATGTTCAGTAACTTCCTGGATAGCAAAGTTTTTGATTTTCAGTTAGGATATGAATTAGACTATACTAATGGTTATGCTGCACTGATTGCAGGAGATTTCTTTGGAGAAGCCGTAAAAAGAAAAATATTTACCTATTCCAACTTCCTTTCTGCAGAATGGAATGTTTCAGACAAACTTTCATTAAGACCGGGAGTAAGACTTTCCCTTAGTGAAAACTTTAACAATCAATACAACTATTCCTTATCAGCAAGATATAAAACTTCTGAGAATTCAAATCTTAGAGCGATCGTAGGATCAGCAAACCGTTTTCCTAAATATGACGAACTGTACACCTATTTTGTAAATCTTAACCATGATGTACAGGGAAATCCGGATTTAAATCCTGAAAAAGGATTCTCAGCAGGACTTTTCTGGAATCAGAATTTTTCAGTGAATAATGGCTGGAAAATAGCTTACGGAGTAGATGCATTATATCTGGATGTACGTGACAGGATTGAAATGGTGGTGGTAAAACAACCTTCTACCTACAAATACATGAATCTTAATACCTATAAAAATCTATTATTCTCAGCCAATGTAGATTTTAGAAAAGATCAGTTTGCTTTGTCTTTAAGAGGATCAGTAAACGGAACATCGGTATCAATGAATGAATTAACATCCTCTTCTCCTACAGACTTCCAGTATTTAGTACAGGCAGGAGCTTCGGCAACTTACAAACTGAAAAATACCGATACCAATTTTGCCCTTTATTACAAATTTACAGGTCCGGACAGAATCTATGTGTCTGACGGGGCAAGTGGTTTCCGCCTGGGAAAAGTAGACAGTTTTCATATGATGGATTTCATCGTAAGCCAGCCTTTCTGGAATAAGCATTTCGAAATTTCTGCGGGGGTGAAAAATATATTTGATGTGACGAGGTTAAACTCTACTGCAATTGCGGGTTCAGCCCATACAGCAGCGAACGGTTTTGTTAATTTATACTACGGCAGAAGCTATTTTGCCCGATTAATGTTTCAATTTTAA
- a CDS encoding serine hydrolase domain-containing protein has translation MGRILLSMVISVMLISCHSVKEVRHANYDVRDSLDSDVNAIYQQGLFNGFAVSVVNEKSTLYQKGFGFSDVKEKRLYTENTIQNIASVSKTFVGIALLKAQELGKLNLDDPVQKYLPFKVVNPHFPQTPITIRQLATHTSSILDNEFYLSRNYFLKPDQNLNGVKLNFDDEQVFNPADSIISMSGFLENVLAENGKWNTNSFSANKPGSIYEYSNVGTALAAFIIEKATGQAFNNFTKEYILKPLHMKGSGWSFEEVKFSKFSRLYENPQTPLPYYLSATYPDGGFITSINDLSKYLTELIKGYNGKGTILTQKSYKEYFTQQLTASNFTERNDKNPYSESYNVGIFMGFGYTGYIGHTGGDPGVMSMLFFDPKNNLGRIMIFNTNFSDKKGNDAFYGIWNVLEKYQLKL, from the coding sequence ATGGGAAGGATTTTATTATCAATGGTAATTTCAGTGATGTTGATATCATGTCATTCGGTGAAGGAGGTTCGTCATGCTAATTATGATGTTAGAGATTCTCTGGATTCGGATGTCAATGCAATATACCAGCAAGGCTTATTCAACGGGTTTGCGGTTTCTGTTGTAAATGAAAAATCGACTTTATACCAAAAGGGATTTGGCTTTTCAGATGTGAAAGAAAAGAGATTGTATACTGAAAATACGATACAGAATATTGCATCTGTTTCCAAAACATTCGTTGGAATTGCCCTTCTTAAAGCTCAGGAACTCGGAAAATTGAATCTGGATGATCCTGTTCAAAAATATTTACCCTTTAAAGTGGTTAATCCTCATTTCCCACAAACTCCGATTACCATTCGACAGCTAGCAACCCATACCTCTTCTATTCTTGACAACGAATTTTATTTATCTAGAAATTACTTTCTGAAACCTGATCAGAACCTGAATGGAGTAAAGCTCAATTTTGATGATGAACAGGTATTCAACCCTGCAGATTCAATAATTTCAATGTCTGGTTTTTTAGAAAATGTACTGGCAGAAAACGGAAAATGGAATACAAACAGTTTCTCTGCCAACAAACCGGGATCAATCTATGAATATTCCAATGTAGGAACTGCTTTGGCAGCCTTTATTATTGAAAAAGCTACCGGACAAGCCTTCAATAATTTCACAAAAGAATACATCCTGAAACCTTTACATATGAAAGGTTCAGGCTGGTCATTTGAAGAAGTAAAGTTTTCTAAATTCTCCAGGCTGTATGAAAATCCCCAGACTCCACTTCCCTATTATCTATCTGCAACATATCCTGATGGTGGGTTTATTACAAGCATCAACGACCTGAGTAAATATTTAACCGAACTTATCAAAGGCTACAATGGAAAGGGAACCATTCTGACTCAGAAAAGCTATAAAGAATATTTTACCCAGCAGCTTACGGCTTCCAACTTCACGGAACGAAATGATAAAAATCCCTACAGCGAATCTTATAATGTGGGAATATTTATGGGTTTTGGTTATACAGGATATATTGGCCATACCGGAGGTGATCCGGGAGTAATGTCTATGCTGTTTTTTGATCCGAAAAATAATCTGGGAAGGATTATGATTTTTAATACAAATTTCTCGGATAAGAAAGGGAATGATGCTTTTTATGGAATCTGGAATGTACTGGAGAAGTACCAATTGAAACTATAA
- a CDS encoding T9SS-dependent choice-of-anchor J family protein, giving the protein MKLKLLLGTLMFTALTANAQVSNINENFNNFTAGNTTFPQFGWAAIVAPITGEFPPVPPRMIVAGDSNRFVQSYAGNNATGSSYLISPQIETPTGNKTLTFDTTLVSPSPGPGSIQIGVASNPADMSTFVPVGSPINVSVIGTVQNISVNIPASTGSYIVFKFTPTATHVAIQVDNVVYNTTASLGVNDNNKVTENLRFALNSDQTALEFKSKKDLKNISIYSAAGQKAAEGKPNGQIFDISTLQTGVYYMNIETAEGKLIQSKFIKK; this is encoded by the coding sequence ATGAAATTAAAATTACTTTTAGGAACTCTGATGTTTACAGCCTTAACAGCAAATGCTCAGGTATCTAACATCAATGAAAATTTCAATAACTTTACTGCAGGTAATACTACTTTCCCTCAGTTTGGATGGGCTGCCATTGTTGCTCCAATAACCGGAGAATTTCCTCCCGTACCTCCGAGAATGATTGTAGCAGGTGATTCAAACAGGTTCGTTCAATCCTACGCAGGAAATAATGCGACAGGGTCTTCATATCTGATTTCACCACAAATTGAAACTCCAACCGGAAATAAAACATTGACTTTTGATACTACTTTAGTGTCTCCATCTCCTGGTCCGGGAAGTATTCAGATTGGAGTAGCATCCAATCCTGCGGATATGTCAACATTTGTTCCTGTCGGAAGCCCTATCAATGTATCAGTTATTGGTACAGTTCAGAATATCAGTGTAAATATTCCGGCATCTACAGGTTCATATATTGTATTTAAATTTACTCCTACAGCAACACACGTTGCGATCCAGGTTGATAATGTCGTTTATAACACAACAGCTTCTTTAGGAGTAAATGACAATAATAAAGTGACAGAAAACCTCAGATTTGCATTAAATTCTGATCAGACAGCATTGGAATTTAAATCAAAAAAAGATCTTAAAAATATCAGTATCTATTCTGCTGCAGGACAGAAAGCAGCAGAAGGAAAACCAAACGGACAGATATTTGATATCAGTACACTTCAGACAGGAGTATATTACATGAATATTGAAACTGCAGAAGGAAAACTTATCCAATCAAAATTTATCAAGAAATAA
- a CDS encoding DUF4268 domain-containing protein — MFSKQEAQQLKKEFWTAFGRSFPRKWILYDTKIKDMAFKFSADNKKAEVSLDIEMKDEIFRNAYYEKIWSLEDILKDFIGDFQKEEYFTLENGKIISRIWIEKHGVSIFNKNTWQEIFEFFVDKMDGFERFYYEYEDFIKDI; from the coding sequence ATGTTCAGTAAACAAGAAGCACAGCAGTTAAAAAAGGAATTTTGGACAGCTTTTGGAAGATCATTTCCCAGAAAATGGATTCTTTATGATACTAAAATCAAGGATATGGCATTTAAATTTTCTGCCGATAATAAAAAAGCAGAAGTTTCTCTGGATATAGAAATGAAAGACGAAATTTTCCGAAACGCCTATTACGAAAAGATCTGGTCATTGGAAGATATTTTAAAAGATTTCATTGGAGATTTTCAAAAAGAAGAATACTTCACCCTTGAAAACGGTAAGATTATCAGCAGGATATGGATAGAAAAACATGGTGTTTCCATTTTTAATAAAAATACATGGCAAGAAATTTTTGAGTTTTTTGTGGACAAAATGGACGGTTTCGAAAGGTTTTACTATGAATATGAGGATTTTATAAAGGATATATGA
- a CDS encoding putative quinol monooxygenase produces MNLHIIALFKFNENYLMDAVELFQNLVKETRKEEGCLQYDLIEDKDNKGTFFLIELWESVEHHNRHNGQDHLLDFRKDASKIMESSAEVYKGFKIY; encoded by the coding sequence ATGAATTTACATATCATTGCACTTTTTAAGTTTAATGAAAATTATCTGATGGATGCCGTAGAGCTGTTTCAGAACCTTGTGAAAGAAACAAGAAAAGAAGAAGGCTGCCTGCAGTATGACCTTATTGAAGATAAAGATAATAAAGGAACTTTCTTCCTGATTGAGCTTTGGGAAAGTGTAGAGCACCACAACAGACACAACGGTCAGGATCACCTTCTGGATTTCCGTAAAGATGCTTCCAAGATCATGGAGAGCTCAGCAGAAGTGTATAAAGGATTTAAGATATATTAA
- the gldG gene encoding gliding motility-associated ABC transporter substrate-binding protein GldG: MKKINAKSPLGIFLFAIVPLVIILTYSGIRLDLTKEKRYTLSDSTIKVLESVKKTLTVEVYLEGDFPASFKQLQSETKFMLEEFRKINPKIDFKFIDPIKTKMSQDTLMAMGMQPSILPDVKDGKISQITLFPYAVIKHGNDGVSIPLVVQQAGIDADQQLTRSIEGLEYNLVSNIKNIAAAKRKKIGILVNQDELSPDEFQGFVQLAMENYDAGPIIPKNQTELSLEDIPLLKQMSALVIAKPRKAFTDNEKVILDQYIMNGGKTLWMIDAVNAEMDTLTRSKKVMPFPVDINMTDFFFNYGLRINPALVKDVKKFALLRLVTGEVSGNPQYTSLPWPYFPLGIAENNNPVTKNINPVKFEFPTSIDTLGGRKNIKTKVLFESSERTLLKQVPNYVDLKEVASVDSLGQMEKPSTPKIFAVALEGKFNSAYASRIERKSYPGFKASSPENKMIVIADGDVGRNKVIKGKPLPLGVDLLTNEQFGNEQFLRNALDYLLDDSNLMELRNRNIEERLLDRQRITEEKSTWQWLNLLLPLAIIGLIGGLFFWLRKKKFG; this comes from the coding sequence ATGAAGAAGATCAATGCTAAATCTCCACTGGGAATTTTCTTATTTGCAATTGTTCCATTGGTAATTATCCTGACCTATTCGGGCATAAGATTAGACTTAACAAAAGAAAAAAGATATACCCTTTCTGATAGCACAATCAAAGTACTGGAGTCCGTAAAAAAAACTCTGACTGTTGAAGTGTATCTGGAAGGTGATTTTCCGGCAAGTTTCAAACAGCTGCAAAGTGAAACGAAATTCATGCTGGAAGAATTCAGAAAAATTAATCCGAAGATTGATTTTAAATTCATCGATCCGATTAAAACAAAAATGTCTCAGGACACTTTGATGGCGATGGGGATGCAGCCGTCTATTCTTCCGGATGTAAAAGACGGGAAGATTTCACAGATCACGCTTTTCCCATATGCTGTGATCAAGCATGGAAATGATGGCGTTTCTATACCATTGGTGGTACAACAGGCAGGAATTGATGCCGATCAGCAGTTGACAAGATCTATTGAAGGATTGGAATATAACCTTGTTTCCAACATTAAAAATATTGCAGCAGCAAAAAGAAAGAAAATTGGGATTTTGGTTAATCAGGATGAATTGAGTCCGGACGAATTCCAGGGATTTGTACAGCTGGCAATGGAAAACTATGATGCAGGGCCTATTATTCCTAAAAATCAAACTGAACTTTCGTTGGAAGATATCCCGTTATTGAAGCAGATGAGTGCTTTGGTGATTGCAAAACCGAGAAAAGCATTTACAGATAATGAAAAAGTAATTCTTGATCAGTACATTATGAACGGAGGGAAAACCCTTTGGATGATTGATGCCGTAAATGCTGAAATGGATACCTTAACAAGATCCAAAAAAGTAATGCCTTTCCCTGTAGATATCAACATGACAGACTTCTTTTTCAATTATGGGCTGAGAATTAATCCTGCTTTGGTAAAAGACGTTAAGAAGTTTGCCCTGTTAAGATTAGTGACAGGAGAAGTGAGTGGAAATCCTCAATATACAAGCTTACCCTGGCCATATTTTCCGCTTGGAATAGCCGAAAACAATAATCCGGTTACAAAAAATATTAACCCTGTAAAATTTGAATTTCCAACTTCTATTGATACTTTAGGAGGAAGAAAGAATATCAAAACAAAAGTTCTTTTCGAATCCAGTGAAAGGACATTATTGAAACAGGTTCCAAACTATGTGGATCTGAAAGAGGTTGCAAGCGTAGACAGCCTTGGACAAATGGAAAAACCAAGTACACCGAAAATCTTTGCGGTAGCATTGGAAGGGAAATTTAATTCTGCTTATGCATCAAGAATTGAAAGAAAATCCTATCCCGGATTCAAAGCATCCAGCCCGGAAAACAAAATGATCGTTATTGCAGACGGTGATGTAGGAAGAAATAAGGTGATCAAAGGAAAACCGCTTCCACTAGGGGTAGATTTGCTTACGAACGAGCAATTTGGAAACGAACAGTTCCTTAGAAACGCCTTGGATTATCTGTTGGATGACAGTAACCTGATGGAGCTTAGAAACAGAAATATCGAAGAAAGACTTCTTGACAGACAACGAATTACTGAAGAGAAATCCACATGGCAGTGGCTGAATTTACTGCTTCCACTGGCGATTATCGGCCTTATCGGAGGATTGTTCTTCTGGTTGAGGAAAAAGAAATTTGGATAA
- a CDS encoding HmuY family protein: MKYLKIFSILSVMVATQSCLSADEDPVPVPPMTGSEVNVKVGGPTEPNQVWIDLSDYTNPAINSRTDWDLGFYTGDEFRVIMNGSLAMTVIKIPDATDISKVKDADAASLKEIAQVGTFDAANMKYIDNPNGDFLNQTSGIDAIKENDADNPVYLINMGREIPSAANIGAGSVSLSGDPRGWKKIQILRAQNGYKIRYADLNATGTDIKEYIITKDTEYNFTFFNLKTGTPVKIQPKKKRWDLAFTTFTNEVFMGPTTSAGSYFYADFVTTNTLNGVGAYQVSVTGSLDQAYTAFKLKDVEPAKFVFNDHRAIGDKWRTTTGTASNPVPFVYSDRFFVLKDAEGFYFKLRFNKMKDENGNRGYTNFEFEPL; this comes from the coding sequence ATGAAGTATTTAAAAATATTTTCTATTCTTTCCGTCATGGTGGCCACTCAGTCTTGCCTTTCTGCAGATGAAGATCCGGTTCCGGTTCCACCTATGACTGGGTCAGAAGTTAATGTAAAAGTGGGTGGTCCTACAGAACCTAATCAGGTTTGGATTGATCTGAGTGATTACACCAATCCGGCTATCAACAGCAGAACAGATTGGGATCTTGGTTTTTATACAGGAGATGAATTTCGTGTGATTATGAACGGATCTCTTGCTATGACAGTTATTAAAATACCTGATGCTACAGATATCAGTAAAGTAAAAGATGCTGATGCAGCAAGCTTGAAAGAAATTGCTCAGGTAGGAACATTTGATGCTGCCAATATGAAATATATTGACAATCCGAATGGAGATTTCCTAAATCAGACTTCCGGAATTGATGCCATCAAAGAAAATGACGCTGATAATCCTGTTTATCTAATCAATATGGGAAGAGAAATACCTTCCGCAGCCAATATTGGGGCCGGTTCCGTTTCATTATCCGGTGATCCGAGAGGATGGAAAAAAATTCAGATTCTGAGAGCTCAAAATGGATACAAGATTCGCTATGCCGATTTGAATGCAACAGGAACAGATATTAAAGAATATATCATTACAAAAGATACTGAATACAATTTCACATTCTTTAACCTGAAAACGGGTACACCGGTAAAGATTCAGCCTAAGAAAAAAAGATGGGATTTAGCATTCACAACGTTTACCAATGAGGTATTCATGGGACCTACAACCAGTGCGGGAAGCTACTTCTATGCAGATTTTGTAACTACCAATACCTTAAATGGAGTAGGCGCTTATCAGGTAAGTGTTACAGGAAGTCTGGATCAGGCTTATACTGCATTTAAACTGAAAGATGTTGAGCCCGCCAAATTTGTATTTAATGATCACAGAGCCATTGGTGATAAGTGGAGAACAACCACGGGGACGGCATCGAATCCGGTTCCATTTGTATATTCAGACCGTTTCTTTGTATTGAAAGATGCTGAAGGGTTCTACTTTAAACTGAGGTTTAACAAAATGAAAGACGAAAACGGAAACCGGGGGTACACCAATTTTGAATTTGAACCTTTATAA
- a CDS encoding sulfite exporter TauE/SafE family protein yields the protein MVISRKIQVRLNVLLVTAVIVSIAVFSMYELGYLEELQTILAKDNYIFYWMLLVGVFAEIVAGSMGMGYGVICTTTLMLLNIPPHIVSASIHSAESFTTAAGSLSHIRLKNVSKSLVKKLAVPAVIGAVIGAVSLTYLGEYYAKITKTLIAFYTLYLGIQILSNAFKEKQSKALKRKTNLTRLGVIGGFIDSFAGGGWGPLVTGTLIKNAFTPRFAVGSSTVAKFILTITAAVTFFFTLGIQHWNIILGLLIGGIITAPFSAMLTAKLPVKKMFVIIGTLVIVMSSITIYKSVFN from the coding sequence ATGGTGATTTCAAGAAAAATTCAGGTAAGGCTTAATGTCCTTCTGGTGACGGCTGTCATTGTATCTATTGCTGTTTTTTCAATGTATGAGCTGGGATATCTGGAAGAGCTGCAGACCATTCTGGCAAAAGATAATTACATTTTTTACTGGATGCTTCTGGTAGGCGTTTTTGCAGAAATTGTTGCAGGATCAATGGGAATGGGGTATGGAGTGATCTGTACCACCACACTTATGCTTCTGAATATTCCGCCTCATATTGTGAGTGCAAGTATCCATTCGGCAGAAAGTTTTACAACGGCAGCGGGAAGTCTCAGCCATATCAGATTGAAGAATGTCAGTAAGAGTTTAGTGAAGAAGCTTGCAGTGCCGGCAGTTATCGGGGCAGTTATTGGTGCGGTAAGCCTTACTTACCTTGGAGAATATTATGCGAAGATCACCAAAACACTGATTGCTTTTTATACTTTATATCTCGGAATTCAGATTTTATCGAATGCTTTTAAAGAAAAACAGAGCAAAGCATTGAAAAGAAAAACCAATCTTACCAGACTGGGAGTGATAGGAGGTTTTATAGATTCTTTTGCCGGTGGTGGGTGGGGACCTCTGGTAACCGGAACTTTGATTAAAAATGCTTTTACCCCAAGATTTGCAGTAGGAAGTTCTACCGTAGCCAAATTTATCCTTACCATAACGGCTGCTGTTACCTTTTTCTTTACTCTGGGAATCCAGCACTGGAATATCATTCTCGGCCTTTTGATTGGCGGAATTATTACGGCTCCTTTTTCAGCGATGCTTACTGCAAAGCTTCCTGTGAAGAAAATGTTTGTGATTATCGGAACATTGGTGATTGTGATGAGTTCTATAACTATTTATAAATCAGTTTTTAATTAA
- a CDS encoding RrF2 family transcriptional regulator — protein sequence MLSKKSQYAFKALSYLVEKRNEGPILISEIAEHKKIPLKFLENILLELKKAEILDSKKGKGGGYFLKEKPENVKLAKIIRLVNGPIAMLPCVSLNFYQKCDDCNEDHCGLHDVLIEVRDASLNILEKKTLMDLVD from the coding sequence ATGCTTTCAAAAAAATCTCAATATGCGTTTAAGGCGCTTTCATATCTTGTAGAAAAAAGAAATGAAGGCCCGATTCTTATTTCCGAAATTGCGGAACACAAAAAAATTCCTTTAAAGTTTTTGGAAAATATTCTGCTTGAACTAAAAAAGGCGGAAATTCTTGACAGTAAAAAAGGAAAGGGTGGAGGATATTTTCTGAAGGAAAAACCTGAAAATGTGAAACTGGCCAAAATTATCCGTCTTGTAAACGGTCCTATTGCCATGCTTCCTTGTGTAAGTCTGAATTTTTATCAAAAATGTGACGACTGCAATGAAGATCACTGCGGACTTCATGATGTACTGATAGAAGTTCGGGATGCTTCACTGAATATTCTTGAGAAAAAAACTTTAATGGATCTGGTCGACTGA